One region of Nerophis lumbriciformis linkage group LG10, RoL_Nlum_v2.1, whole genome shotgun sequence genomic DNA includes:
- the trabd gene encoding traB domain-containing protein — MDQDNNSEDESLGPADDSSEDAPPCLPPGLANSEAMELLWQYRAQRRQSSPELPETVTRLESPDGSLLYLVGTAHFSDSSKRDVARTIRAVQPDVVVVELCQYRVSMLKMDENTLLREAKDINLEKVQQAVKQNGLMSGLMQILLLKVSAHITEQLGMAPGGEFREAFKEAGRVPFCKFHLGDRPIPVTFKRAIAALSWWQKVRLAWGLCFLSDPISKEDVEKCKQKDLLEQTMSEMIGEFPALHQTIVAERDIYLTHTLRQATRCVEAPPNAQKVPAVVVGVVGMGHVPGIERNWDNHLNISEIMSVAPPSQFGWVLHVVVKGVMMGMLGYVCYRAGGSLVRAMLSSSTVRSVVDNLRPFPA, encoded by the exons ATGGACCAAGACAACAATTCAGAG GATGAATCTCTGGGACCAGCAGATGACTCCTCAGAAGATGCGCCGCCGTGCCTTCCTCCAGGACTTG CCAACAGTGAAGCAATGGAGCTGCTATGGCAGTATCGAGCCCAGCGTCGGCAGTCATCACCTGAGCTACCAGAGACAGTGACCCGTCTTGAATCCCCTGATGGCAGTCTGCTGTACCTAGTGGGCACTGCCCACTTTAGTGACAGCAGCAAAAGGGATGTGGCCAGG ACGATCCGGGCGGTCCAGCCAGATGTGGTAGTGGTGGAGTTGTGCCAGTACAGAGTGTCCATGTTGAAGATGGATGAAAATACATTGCTGAGGGAAGCCAAAGACATTAACCTGGAAAAGGTCCAGCAGGCCGTCAAgcag AATGGGTTGATGTCTGGCCTGATGCAGATACTTCTGCTTAAAGTTTCTGCTCACATCACTGAGCAGCTCGGCATGGCTCCTGGAGGGGAGTTTAGGGAAGCCTTCAAAGAG GCTGGGCGTGTACCATTCTGTAAGTTTCATCTAGGAGACAGACCCATCCCTGTGACGTTCAAGAGAGCCATCGCTGCACTCAGCTGGTGGCAAAAGGTCCGTCTGGCTTGGGGTCTTTGCTTCCTTTCAGACCCAATCAg CAAAGAGGATGTTGAGAAGTGCAAACAGAAGGACCTGCTGGAACAGACCATGTCAGAGATGATTGGTGAGTTTCCAGCTCTTCACCAGACTATTGTGGCCGAGAGAGACATCTACCTCACGCACACATTGCGCCAGGCTACACGCTGTGTTGAGGCTCCCCCTAATGCCCAGA AAGTGCCTGCTGTGGTAGTTGGAGTTGTTGGAATGGGTCATGTGCCTGGCATTGAAAGAAACTGGGATAACCATCTCAATATAAGTGAGATTATGAG TGTGGCACCCCCCTCCCAGTTTGGCTGGGTTTTGCATGTGGTTGTTAAAGGCGTCATGATGGGAATGCTGGGATATGTATGCTACCGTGCCGGAGGGAGTTTAGTTAGAGCCATGCTGTCTTCGTCCACTGTCCGATCAGTTGTGGACAATCTGCGTCCATTCCCAGCTTGA
- the panx2 gene encoding pannexin-2, with protein MQNVLDQNLDMATALLAGEKLKELILPGSSQDEKGGALASLMVQLKLELPFDRVVTIGTVIIPILLVTLVFTRNFAEESIYCYTPHNFTRDQALYARGYCWTELRDARLGADSHLCPSLFEHKFLPYALLAFAGIMYIPALGWEFLASTRLTSELNFLLQEIDNCYHRAAEGRAPKIEKQIQSKGPGITERERREIIENAEKEKSPEQNLFEKYLERRGESNFLAKIYLARHLAIICLSSIPISYLSTYYARQRQNEFTCSLGELPDISSYPELKLRVNCKLPAVQLQRIMAAVDLALLCTMNLIILLNLLHLFVVRKSNFVFDKLHKVGIKTRRRWQKSQFCDINILAMFCNENRDHIKSLNRLDFITNESDLMYDNVVRQLLAALAQSNHDATPTVRDSGIQTLDPNMDPSDLGVGEIASEPLVIKRPRKKIKWIPSSNPLPQSFKEPLTLNRLENNAKPEKPKPLRRKTVADSFIAPLQDSKSTQHPATKDISGIEKKHARNFSLDVHPYMLTIRKPKVETTTTNPLPSEHNMDAVYLEGTHTIVHVSGAITETKVCSPESTAAAFSTLTLPTSTFVNGGSPNPPSSEDLLSPKPSPPLPPREPITQAENLGSQPPTLTRAPTHQLLSIHHTLFEEEEDEKKRRDRLAGRPGELIAAGEC; from the exons ATGCAGAACGTCCTTGACCAAAACTTAGACATGGCTACTGCTCTACTAGCTGGTGAGAAACTGAAGGAGCTCATCCTGCCGGGCTCTTCTCAAGATGAAAAAGGCGGCGCGTTGGCCTCACTGATGGTGCAGCTTAAACTGGAGCTGCCCTTCGATCGGGTTGTCACCATAGGTACGGTGATCATCCCCATCCTGCTGGTCACCCTTGTCTTCACCAGGAATTTTGCAG AGGAGTCCATATACTGTTACACACCCCACAACTTCACCCGAGACCAGGCCCTGTATGCGAGAGGCTACTgctggacagagctgcgtgatgCAAGACTTGGTGCGGACTCTCACCTCTGTCCTTCACTGTTTGAGCACAAGTTCTTGCCCTACGCCCTGTTGGCCTTCGCCGGCATCATGTACATCCCGGCTCTGGGCTGGGAGTTTCTGGCCTCGACTCGGCTTACGTCGGAACTTAATTTCCTGCTTCAAGAGATTGATAACTGCTATCACCGAGCTGCTGAGGGCCGCGCCCCCAAGATTGAGAAGCAGATCCAATCCAAAGGACCTGGCATCACTGAGCGAGAGAGGCGAGAGATCATAGAGAATGCTGAGAAGGAGAAGAGTCCCGAGCAAAATCTCTTTGAGAAGTATTTAGAAAGACGAGGCGAAAGCAACTTTTTGGCTAAGATTTACTTGGCACGTCACTTGGCTATAATCTGCCTCAGCTCTATCCCCATTTCCTACCTGAGCACCTACTATGCCCGACAAAGGCAGAATGAGTTTACCTGTTCCCTAGGCGAGCTCCCAGACATTAGCAGCTATCCAGAGCTTAAACTACGGGTAAACTGCAAGCTGCCGGCTGTGCAGCTGCAAAGAATCATGGCGGCAGTTGACCTGGCGCTACTCTGCACTATGAACCTCATTATCCTGCTTAATCTGCTGCATTTGTTTGTGGTGCGTAAATCTAACTTTGTATTTGACAAACTTCACAAAGTAGGTATCAAAACACGGCGGCGTTGGCAGAAGTCTCAGTTCTGTGACATCAATATCCTGGCCATGTTCTGCAACGAGAACAGGGACCACATCAAGTCTCTCAACAGGCTGGACTTCATCACCAACGAGAGTGACCTCATGTATGATAATGTGGTCCGGCAGCTGTTGGCTGCGCTGGCACAGTCCAACCATGATGCAACACCGACTGTAAGGGACTCGGGAATCCAAACATTGGATCCCAACATGGATCCCTCAGATCTTGGAGTGGGCGAGATCGCTTCAGAGCCACTGGTCATCAAACGACCACGCAAGAAGATTAAATGGATCCCATCCTCCAATCCTCTTCCACAATCATTCAAG GAACCTCTTACTCTGAATCGTTTGGAGAATAATGCCAAGCCTGAAAAACCTAAACCACTCCGGAGAAAGACTGTAGCAGACAGCTTTATTGCACCCCTTCAGGATAGCAAGAGCACACAGCATCCTGCAACAAAAG ATATAAGCGGAATAGAGAAAAAGCACGCAAGGAACTTTTCTCTGGATGTTCACCCATACATGCTGACCATTCGTAAACCCAAGGTGGAGACCACAACAACAAACCCTCTGCCATCAGAGCACAACATGGATGCAGTATACCTTGAAGGCACACACACTATTGTTCACGTTTCTGGTGCAATTACAG AGACTAAAGTTTGCTCTCCAGAATCGACTGCTGCTGCCTTTTCTACGTTGACCCTGCCCACCAGCACATTTGTAAATGGCGGTAGCCCAAACCCACCCTCCAGTGAGGACCTCCTCAGTCCCAAAccctctcctcctcttcctccaagGGAGCCTATTACGCAGGCTGAGAATCTTGGGTCTCAGCCACCGACTCTCACCAGAGCCCCGACACACCAGCTGCTGAGTATTCACCATACACTATTCGAGGAAGAAGAGGATGAGAAAAAACGTAGAGACAGGCTAGCAGGGCGACCCGGGGAACTCATAGCTGCAGGGGAATGTTAA